A genomic window from Salvia splendens isolate huo1 chromosome 11, SspV2, whole genome shotgun sequence includes:
- the LOC121754631 gene encoding receptor-like protein EIX2 translates to MSDCFLNSIKLLCLRSNQLHGRIPDNFGDFKKIQLLHFGGNSFSGPILGSLAKLSSLQEFSLYGNNFSGSLPESFGQLSSLEELYVDDCFLQGTLTERHFSNMKNLRILSASSNSLLLNVSLDWVPPFRLTALKVLSWRFAGAGTPLWIESQRHISELDLSDTGISGTIPSWFWEIPFLNLTENDLCGEIPNLSRARYVYLSSNRFSGSLPRVGDALVEMDLSDNSFSGSMTRFVCNSSYTHKVEILHLAANQLNGELPDCWKEWASLKYLNLGDNELSGVIPNSIGFLANLQSLNLYRNNFSGFIPSSLHKCNQLLKIELSENHSLQPWIGTTLVEIDQFQR, encoded by the coding sequence ATGTCGGATTGCTTCTTGAATTCTATCAAGCTCCTCTGCTTGCGAAGCAATCAGCTCCACGGCCGCATCCCAGACAACTTCggagattttaagaaaatacaGCTCCTCCATTTTGGCGGGAACTCGTTTTCCGGGCCGATCCTGGGCAGCCTGGCGAAGCTGTCGTCTCTGCAGGAGTTCAGCCTCTACGGCAACAATTTCTCGGGCAGCCTGCCCGAGAGCTTTGGTCAGCTCTCGAGCTTGGAAGAGCTTTACGTCGACGACTGCTTCCTGCAGGGCACCTTGACTGAGAGACACTTTTCGAATATGAAAAACTTGAGGATTCTGTCGGCCTCTTCAAACTCCTTGCTTTTGAACGTGTCGCTGGATTGGGTCCCGCCCTTCCGCCTCACGGCTCTCAAGGTGTTGTCGTGGAGATTCGCCGGCGCGGGGACTCCATTGTGGATTGAATCTCAGAGGCACATATCGGAGCTTGATTTGTCTGATACTGGAATCTCCGGTACCATCCCAAGCTGGTTCTGGGAGATTCCGTTCTTGAATCTGACCGAAAACGATCTCTGCGGTGAGATTCCGAATCTAAGCCGAGCTCGGTATGTATACCTGAGCTCGAACAGGTTCAGTGGCTCGCTGCCTAGAGTTGGAGATGCTTTGGTTGAGATGGACTTGTCTGACAACTCGTTCTCGGGTTCCATGACTCGGTTCGTGTGCAATAGCTCGTATACTCATAAAGTCGAGATCCTTCATTTGGCGGCAAACCAACTGAATGGAGAGTTGCCAGATTGCTGGAAGGAATGGGCGTCGCTCAAGTACTTGAATCTAGGTGATAACGAATTGTCCGGAGTCATCCCAAATTCGATAGGCTTTCTTGCAAATCTGCAGTCTTTGAATCTCTATCGCAACAATTTTTCGGGCTTCATACCTTCTTCGTTGCATAAATGCAATCAGCTGCTGAAGATTGAGCTTTCGGAGAATCATAGCTTGCAGCCGTGGATTGGAACAACCTTAGTTGAGATCGATCAATTTCAACGGTGA